In one window of Lacticaseibacillus casei DSM 20011 = JCM 1134 = ATCC 393 DNA:
- a CDS encoding Fur family transcriptional regulator, translated as MDNTTIALKQLKQHGYRVTKQRESMVDYLGRNQHRYTAVTILDRYMRTQFPGVSHDTIYRNVKSFIEMGILESRMQDDQIVVKLQCDFQHPHHHHFICTNCGKVIELKMCPLNYFEDQVPGAKIQSHNFELYGLCAECQKRANSLKEANA; from the coding sequence ATGGACAACACAACAATTGCATTAAAGCAGTTAAAACAACACGGTTACCGGGTCACCAAACAACGTGAGTCAATGGTTGACTATCTGGGCAGGAACCAGCATCGGTATACGGCGGTCACGATTTTGGATCGATATATGCGCACGCAATTCCCTGGGGTGTCGCATGATACGATTTATCGCAACGTCAAATCATTCATCGAAATGGGCATCCTGGAAAGTCGCATGCAAGACGATCAAATCGTGGTTAAACTGCAGTGTGATTTCCAGCATCCGCATCATCACCATTTTATCTGTACGAACTGCGGCAAAGTGATTGAACTTAAAATGTGTCCGTTGAATTACTTTGAAGATCAGGTTCCGGGCGCTAAAATTCAAAGCCACAATTTTGAACTTTATGGTTTGTGCGCGGAATGCCAAAAGCGGGCGAACAGCTTGAAAGAAGCTAACGCCTAA
- a CDS encoding putative metal homeostasis protein → MAEKTDYASAARLLKSKNPKTRSRAKRVIEAVKKPTK, encoded by the coding sequence ATGGCTGAAAAAACCGATTATGCATCTGCTGCACGTCTTTTAAAAAGTAAGAATCCCAAGACCCGTTCACGCGCTAAACGTGTGATTGAGGCCGTTAAGAAACCGACTAAATAA
- a CDS encoding guanylate kinase — MKAAHKLIVITGATGTGKTTVSAYLRDNYRIHRVMTHTTRPARKGEKNGVDYYFETPASFATKHFIEKVTYAGYEYGSSHESLEKNWAKHPFLSIVLDTKGAITYVQELPKEVVVLFLTIDDPTVLKDRLLGRGDDPAMVAARLKSPEYKRDLTLPDELKPFATVIKNDSWDEAREQVDRFMKDLALKSCGLMSLNPEQK, encoded by the coding sequence ATGAAGGCGGCACATAAGTTGATTGTGATCACAGGGGCAACAGGTACCGGCAAAACAACAGTGAGTGCATATCTGCGCGATAACTACCGAATTCACCGCGTTATGACGCACACCACTCGTCCGGCTCGTAAGGGTGAAAAGAATGGCGTCGATTATTATTTTGAAACGCCGGCAAGTTTTGCAACGAAACATTTTATCGAAAAGGTCACTTATGCTGGCTATGAATATGGTTCCTCACATGAATCTCTCGAGAAAAATTGGGCGAAGCATCCTTTTTTAAGTATTGTCTTGGATACTAAAGGAGCAATCACTTATGTTCAGGAGCTCCCTAAAGAAGTCGTGGTATTATTTCTCACCATTGATGATCCGACTGTTTTGAAAGATCGCTTACTGGGCCGCGGCGATGATCCAGCGATGGTGGCAGCACGGCTGAAAAGTCCTGAATATAAGAGGGATTTAACCTTGCCGGATGAACTCAAACCGTTTGCCACGGTGATCAAAAATGACAGTTGGGATGAAGCGCGGGAACAGGTTGATCGGTTCATGAAGGACCTGGCGCTGAAAAGCTGCGGGTTAATGTCGCTGAATCCGGAACAAAAATAA
- a CDS encoding GNAT family N-acetyltransferase: protein MIKIDNRKLDDEAVLALYQAVGWVMYMRDPVKLKRALAQSLKVLGAFDVDRLVGLIRAVDDGETILFIQDLLVLPNYQRQGIGRQLVKALVDHYPEVRQRVLLTDDQPDTRAFYEKIGFVSSDHFGVVAFYQDLS from the coding sequence ATGATCAAGATTGACAATCGCAAACTTGATGACGAAGCTGTATTGGCCTTATATCAAGCCGTTGGATGGGTGATGTACATGCGCGATCCCGTAAAACTAAAACGAGCCTTGGCACAGTCGCTCAAGGTTCTGGGTGCCTTTGATGTGGACCGGTTAGTCGGGTTGATTCGGGCAGTGGACGACGGTGAAACGATCCTTTTTATTCAGGATCTGCTGGTGCTTCCCAACTATCAACGTCAAGGGATTGGCCGCCAATTGGTGAAGGCATTGGTCGATCACTATCCGGAAGTGCGGCAGCGGGTTTTGTTGACGGATGATCAACCAGACACACGCGCCTTTTACGAGAAGATTGGGTTTGTGTCGAGTGATCATTTTGGGGTGGTCGCTTTTTACCAGGACTTGTCCTGA
- a CDS encoding NlpC/P60 family protein, which produces MRLRQLVTGAITVATLAGVGVSGVAATTVRAADDKSSLQAKNDDLMKQLQATNDKSAKLSNDVSNKVLAIQKAEAEIKDGQAKITDFEGQLTKANQEVNQRKNNLKDQLISLQKRVGNSVTGNVYFDFILNSSSLTDLVGRSFTVSKLSQASTEALQAVKDSEAKVKDLKANQEAKQKSLVATKAQLESDKAKIDGLKADADKAAAEAQKMIDANKDKLAELAAEEAAKTAAAQKAVSDAASTTSTSTASSTSTASASNNASSTSVTSSTAPASAGSSTVSVSGGSIASNAAKYIGVPYVYGGTSPSGFDCSGLIYYAAKEAGVSLPRTSQAQSTLGSYVAVSDLQAGDLVFWGGVGSAYHVGIYIGNGQYIHAPAPGQSVTVQSMAYFAPEFGRRL; this is translated from the coding sequence ATGAGATTACGGCAATTAGTTACGGGCGCTATCACCGTTGCAACATTAGCTGGTGTTGGGGTTTCGGGTGTAGCAGCAACAACCGTTCGCGCGGCAGACGACAAATCAAGTTTGCAAGCGAAGAACGACGACTTGATGAAACAGCTTCAGGCGACTAACGATAAAAGCGCGAAGCTGAGCAATGACGTTTCCAACAAGGTTTTGGCGATTCAAAAGGCCGAGGCTGAGATCAAAGATGGCCAAGCTAAAATCACTGATTTTGAAGGCCAACTGACGAAAGCCAATCAAGAAGTCAACCAGCGCAAGAACAATTTGAAAGATCAATTGATCTCCTTGCAAAAACGGGTCGGCAATTCGGTTACTGGCAATGTCTATTTTGATTTCATTTTGAATTCAAGTAGTTTGACCGACTTGGTAGGCCGTTCCTTCACCGTTAGCAAGTTGAGCCAGGCTAGCACCGAAGCTTTGCAGGCAGTCAAGGATTCAGAGGCGAAAGTCAAGGATCTGAAAGCTAACCAGGAAGCTAAGCAAAAGAGCTTGGTTGCAACCAAGGCGCAACTTGAAAGCGATAAGGCCAAGATTGATGGCTTGAAGGCAGATGCTGATAAAGCGGCTGCCGAGGCACAAAAGATGATTGATGCCAATAAAGACAAGTTAGCTGAATTGGCCGCTGAAGAAGCTGCCAAGACTGCCGCTGCACAAAAGGCTGTTAGTGACGCAGCAAGTACCACTTCGACTTCAACGGCATCAAGCACCAGCACTGCTTCTGCAAGCAACAATGCTTCCAGCACAAGCGTAACTTCCTCCACGGCACCCGCTTCAGCTGGCAGCAGCACAGTTTCTGTTTCCGGTGGCAGCATCGCAAGTAACGCTGCTAAGTACATCGGTGTGCCATATGTTTATGGTGGTACTTCACCTTCGGGCTTTGACTGCTCAGGCTTGATTTACTACGCAGCTAAAGAAGCCGGCGTTAGCTTGCCACGGACTTCGCAAGCCCAAAGCACGCTCGGTTCTTACGTGGCGGTTTCCGATCTTCAGGCCGGCGACTTAGTCTTCTGGGGCGGGGTTGGCAGTGCCTATCACGTTGGTATTTACATCGGCAATGGCCAGTACATCCACGCGCCGGCACCGGGTCAGAGTGTCACTGTTCAAAGCATGGCTTACTTTGCACCTGAATTTGGCCGTCGTCTTTAA